In Asanoa sp. WMMD1127, one genomic interval encodes:
- a CDS encoding VCBS repeat-containing protein, producing MPRQSHSATRMVIAAVAAIVMVGTHQAAAAAATGSPGPAEPPMPADAALYIDYDQCVTGGATAADDAIADQVRPQMNGPRLGKAVNAYNVSCARIITETARGRGLAKRAAVIAVTTAIAESTLHNYTQAVDHDSLGLFQQRPSMGWGTPSQLTDPVYATNAFLNAMVRKYPNNSWMSGDIGQICQKVQVSAYPDAYAKEAHDAQLLVDQLWDKPVPKPSTDSSRLRADFTGDGLDDVGLFYDYGGGRVALWVLRGVAGGALAAPVRWWEDVDWGSNTRYVSAGDFNGDGKADIALFYQYPTPGQVALWTLTSLGDRFDAPTNRWSDSDWGSNTSFMTIGDYNGDRKSDIGLLYDYPGSRAAFWTLTADGSDADGKGLSLPSMRWDDSDFGSNTRFAGSGDFNGDGRSDLALFYDYGDRHVAMWTLTSTGGGFSTPVRRWDGPSWGGGTQFMTVGTFVNGDDKADIALFYDYGGGHVRLFTLAADATGTGQFGAPVGRWDDVDFGSGTAYLTATQLSSTTHDDIQLFYQYDGARAAIWSINPGGGAYNTVTRRWYDTDWGTRTFTML from the coding sequence ATGCCACGACAATCCCATTCCGCGACGCGGATGGTCATCGCCGCGGTCGCGGCCATCGTCATGGTCGGCACCCACCAAGCCGCGGCTGCGGCCGCCACTGGTTCGCCGGGGCCCGCCGAACCGCCGATGCCGGCGGACGCTGCCTTGTACATCGACTACGACCAGTGTGTGACCGGCGGCGCCACCGCGGCTGACGACGCCATCGCCGACCAGGTCCGTCCGCAGATGAACGGACCTCGGCTGGGCAAGGCGGTCAACGCCTATAACGTCTCGTGCGCCCGGATCATCACGGAGACCGCCCGTGGACGCGGACTCGCGAAGCGAGCGGCTGTCATCGCGGTCACCACGGCGATCGCCGAGAGCACGCTGCACAACTACACGCAGGCCGTGGACCACGACAGCCTCGGACTGTTCCAGCAGCGCCCGTCGATGGGTTGGGGCACACCGAGTCAGCTCACCGATCCGGTGTACGCCACCAACGCGTTCCTGAACGCGATGGTGCGCAAATATCCCAACAACTCGTGGATGAGCGGTGACATCGGGCAGATCTGTCAGAAGGTGCAGGTCTCCGCGTATCCAGATGCCTACGCGAAGGAAGCGCACGACGCACAGCTGCTGGTCGACCAGCTGTGGGACAAGCCCGTGCCCAAGCCCTCGACGGATTCGTCCCGGCTGCGGGCGGACTTCACCGGCGACGGGCTCGATGATGTCGGGCTGTTCTACGACTACGGCGGCGGCCGGGTGGCGCTCTGGGTGCTCCGCGGCGTGGCCGGGGGCGCCCTCGCGGCGCCGGTCCGCTGGTGGGAGGACGTTGACTGGGGCAGCAACACGCGCTACGTCTCGGCAGGAGACTTCAACGGCGACGGCAAGGCCGACATCGCCTTGTTCTACCAGTATCCGACGCCTGGCCAGGTCGCCCTGTGGACGCTGACCTCGTTGGGTGATCGGTTCGACGCCCCCACCAATCGCTGGTCGGACTCCGACTGGGGGAGCAACACCTCGTTCATGACGATCGGTGATTACAACGGCGACCGGAAGTCCGACATCGGCCTGCTCTATGACTACCCGGGCAGCCGCGCGGCGTTCTGGACGCTCACCGCTGACGGCAGCGACGCTGACGGCAAGGGGCTCAGCCTCCCGTCGATGCGCTGGGACGACAGCGACTTCGGCAGCAACACCAGGTTCGCGGGTAGTGGCGACTTCAACGGTGACGGCCGCAGCGACCTCGCGCTGTTCTACGACTACGGCGACCGGCACGTGGCTATGTGGACGCTGACGAGCACCGGCGGCGGGTTCAGCACGCCGGTCCGACGCTGGGACGGACCCAGCTGGGGCGGCGGCACGCAGTTCATGACCGTCGGCACGTTTGTCAACGGTGACGACAAAGCTGACATCGCCCTGTTCTACGACTACGGCGGGGGCCACGTGCGCCTCTTCACGCTCGCCGCCGATGCCACCGGCACCGGCCAGTTCGGTGCGCCGGTCGGCCGCTGGGATGACGTCGACTTCGGCAGCGGCACCGCCTACCTGACCGCCACCCAGCTCAGCTCGACCACACACGACGACATCCAGCTCTTCTACCAGTACGACGGGGCCCGGGCCGCGATCTGGAGCATCAATCCCGGTGGCGGCGCGTACAACACCGTCACCCGTCGCTGGTACGACACCGACTGGGGCACCCGCACTTTCACCATGCTCTGA